The following coding sequences lie in one Prochlorococcus marinus XMU1419 genomic window:
- the malQ gene encoding 4-alpha-glucanotransferase, translating to MPIQTVLTKKSLGILMHPSCIPGGKVCGTFGRGAKEWIKKLHKHGIEYWQFLPLTPTDSTGSPYSSPSSFALNPWFLDIDYLIDNGFIFISNKEELGFSSQKDNHFNFNNADNLTKKLGYLLLQGWSSQSVERKLNFHKWISRNSWVEDYATFVVIREEFNMLPWWQWPKEFKIKNKNFIKSWIKGKSEKILIKKLIQWHLDSQWKEIKNFAKLYNVKLIGDLPFYVSRDSVDVWSNKSLFSIFKNGDLIFQSGVPPDYFSSTGQLWGTPTYFWSKHKRSNFDWWRKRFKRQFELVDLLRLDHFRGLAGYWRVNGNSKTAINGKWINSPGRTLLNKLKNDLGTDCLPIIAEDLGVITPDVEKLRKYFELPGMKILQFAFDGNEDNPYLPKNIEGENWVIYTGTHDNATSISWWECLEKNSKKRIKDEYKFSEDPSWSLIEIGMNTNANLFIAPIQDILSLDDSSRLNIPGTTKNNWKWKLNRPLGEIEDNLRKFSDLGNSSGRTTK from the coding sequence ATGCCTATTCAAACAGTACTTACAAAAAAATCATTAGGAATACTCATGCATCCATCATGTATCCCCGGAGGAAAAGTATGTGGAACTTTTGGAAGAGGTGCAAAGGAGTGGATTAAAAAGCTTCATAAGCATGGAATCGAATACTGGCAATTTTTACCTCTTACTCCAACTGATTCTACAGGGTCCCCATATAGTTCACCATCTAGTTTTGCACTAAACCCATGGTTTCTTGACATAGATTATTTAATTGATAATGGTTTTATCTTCATTTCTAATAAAGAAGAATTAGGATTCTCAAGTCAGAAAGATAATCATTTTAATTTTAATAATGCGGATAATTTAACAAAAAAATTAGGCTACCTACTTTTACAAGGTTGGAGCTCCCAATCAGTAGAAAGAAAACTCAATTTTCATAAATGGATTAGTAGAAATTCTTGGGTTGAAGATTATGCAACATTTGTTGTTATAAGAGAAGAATTTAATATGTTACCTTGGTGGCAATGGCCTAAAGAATTTAAAATAAAAAATAAGAATTTTATAAAATCATGGATTAAGGGAAAAAGTGAAAAAATACTTATCAAAAAGTTAATACAGTGGCATTTAGATTCACAATGGAAAGAAATTAAAAACTTTGCAAAATTATATAATGTTAAGTTGATTGGAGATTTGCCCTTTTATGTTTCCAGGGACAGTGTCGACGTATGGAGTAATAAATCCTTATTCTCAATTTTTAAAAATGGAGATTTGATCTTTCAAAGCGGAGTGCCACCTGATTATTTTTCATCGACAGGACAATTATGGGGAACCCCAACTTACTTTTGGTCAAAACACAAAAGGTCTAATTTCGATTGGTGGAGAAAAAGATTTAAAAGGCAATTTGAACTTGTTGACTTGTTGAGATTAGATCATTTCAGGGGTCTGGCAGGTTACTGGAGAGTTAATGGCAATTCTAAAACAGCAATTAATGGCAAATGGATAAATTCTCCAGGGAGAACATTATTAAATAAACTTAAAAATGATTTAGGTACTGACTGTCTACCAATTATTGCTGAGGATCTTGGAGTAATAACACCTGATGTTGAAAAATTAAGAAAATATTTTGAACTACCTGGCATGAAAATATTACAATTCGCTTTTGATGGGAACGAAGATAACCCATATTTACCCAAGAATATTGAAGGAGAAAATTGGGTTATTTATACAGGTACTCATGACAACGCAACTTCCATTTCATGGTGGGAATGTCTAGAGAAAAACTCCAAAAAACGAATAAAAGATGAGTATAAATTCTCAGAAGATCCTTCATGGAGTTTAATAGAAATAGGCATGAATACAAATGCTAATCTCTTTATCGCACCAATACAAGATATATTATCTTTAGATGATTCAAGTAGATTAAATATACCTGGCACTACAAAAAACAACTGGAAATGGAAGTTAAATCGGCCCTTAGGAGAAATAGAAGACAATCTTAGGAAATTTAGTGATCTAGGAAATAGTTCTGGGAGAACTACAAAATAG
- a CDS encoding helix-turn-helix domain-containing protein, whose protein sequence is MNIFKILFSFKKKSVINNEVNHALVDQYGEIARLVKETRIQKNISIQELSCISKIPEQTIISIENNYKNTRPKYPFIRSILFKLEDCLGLKKNTLEKLATREVETSKKENNNFIINKFDLINTWQGTLLYFFILILTVFILKRYFILNVNVIEIQNIENKIIEK, encoded by the coding sequence ATGAATATTTTTAAAATTCTTTTTTCATTTAAAAAAAAATCAGTAATTAATAATGAAGTAAATCATGCATTAGTTGACCAGTATGGAGAAATCGCAAGATTAGTAAAAGAAACTAGAATTCAAAAAAATATATCAATTCAAGAACTGTCATGTATTTCAAAAATTCCTGAACAGACGATAATTTCTATTGAAAATAATTATAAAAATACTAGACCAAAGTATCCATTTATAAGATCAATATTATTTAAATTAGAGGATTGCTTAGGATTAAAAAAAAATACATTAGAAAAATTAGCAACTAGAGAAGTAGAAACTTCTAAGAAAGAAAATAATAATTTTATTATCAACAAATTCGATCTAATAAATACTTGGCAGGGAACCCTTTTGTATTTTTTTATATTAATTCTTACTGTGTTTATATTGAAGAGATATTTTATTTTGAACGTAAATGTAATAGAGATTCAAAATATTGAAAACAAAATCATTGAAAAATAA
- a CDS encoding ABC1 kinase family protein, protein MTRSYSQYSAKGDLIWLILRPWIFIPRVLYILLTFIFLFLRILFQGNSKNKNVQKNLSKYLFDVITDLGPCFIKLGQALSTRPDLVRQDWLTELTNLQDNLPAFDHKIALKIIEEELGSPPNELFDDFPERPIASASLGQVYKTKTKNNTYVAVKVQRPNLYFLIRRDVVILRFLATFLSPFLPLNIGVGIGEIIDEFGKALFDEIDYEKEGENALKFANLFKNNPYVFIPKLEKQFSSKRIITTSWIDGVKLKDSALLEENNLIPSSFVKTCVISGLQQLFEYGYFHADPHPGNMFALKGGNANYGNLAYVDFGMMDTITNSDRLTLIKAIVHIINEEYYLLAKDFQKLGFLTKEQDLQKLVEPLKEVLGGSFGAEVGNFNLKNVTDKFSKLMYSYPFRVPSRFALIIRAVVSQEGLALRLDPEFKILKIAYPYIAKKLLTDNSEEILEILLEVVFDKKGRIQIEKVESLLNILFKDSENINSDLIPVANAGLKLIVSNKGSEVRKNLLLSLIKDDKLELTDAKKLLSLIRDTFSPLNIAKSAVQNIISPA, encoded by the coding sequence ATGACAAGGTCTTATTCTCAATACTCAGCAAAAGGTGACTTAATATGGTTGATTTTAAGACCATGGATTTTTATCCCAAGAGTTTTATATATCTTATTAACTTTTATTTTTCTTTTTTTAAGAATACTTTTTCAAGGTAACAGTAAAAATAAAAATGTACAAAAAAATCTCTCAAAATATCTTTTTGACGTAATAACAGATTTAGGACCTTGTTTTATAAAATTGGGTCAAGCACTTTCAACTAGACCGGATCTTGTTAGACAAGACTGGCTGACAGAACTTACTAATTTACAGGATAATCTCCCCGCATTTGATCACAAAATTGCGTTAAAAATTATAGAAGAGGAACTTGGATCGCCACCTAATGAATTATTTGATGATTTCCCTGAGAGACCTATTGCCTCAGCAAGCTTAGGTCAGGTTTACAAAACAAAAACAAAAAACAATACCTATGTAGCCGTAAAAGTACAAAGGCCAAATTTGTACTTTCTCATAAGAAGAGATGTTGTGATATTGAGGTTTTTAGCAACTTTTTTGTCACCATTTCTACCACTAAATATTGGTGTTGGAATTGGAGAGATAATTGATGAATTCGGCAAGGCGCTTTTTGATGAAATTGACTATGAAAAAGAAGGTGAAAATGCTTTAAAGTTTGCAAATTTATTCAAAAATAACCCATATGTTTTTATACCTAAATTGGAAAAACAGTTTTCATCAAAGAGAATTATCACGACCTCTTGGATTGATGGAGTCAAGTTAAAAGATAGTGCTCTATTGGAGGAAAATAACTTAATACCTTCCTCTTTTGTGAAAACTTGTGTTATCAGTGGTCTTCAGCAACTATTTGAATATGGATATTTTCATGCTGACCCACACCCTGGGAATATGTTTGCACTTAAAGGTGGAAATGCAAATTATGGAAATTTAGCCTATGTAGATTTTGGAATGATGGATACAATTACAAATTCAGATAGACTCACACTCATTAAGGCTATTGTTCACATAATAAATGAAGAATATTATCTTCTCGCAAAAGATTTTCAAAAATTAGGTTTTTTAACTAAAGAACAAGATCTTCAAAAACTTGTTGAACCATTAAAAGAAGTTTTAGGTGGATCTTTTGGCGCTGAAGTCGGAAATTTTAATCTTAAAAATGTAACTGATAAATTCTCAAAACTAATGTATTCATATCCATTTAGAGTGCCTAGTAGGTTTGCATTAATAATAAGAGCAGTTGTTAGTCAAGAGGGTTTAGCACTAAGACTAGATCCTGAATTTAAAATTTTAAAAATCGCATATCCTTATATAGCTAAAAAATTACTTACAGATAATTCTGAGGAGATTTTAGAAATTCTTTTGGAAGTCGTTTTTGATAAAAAAGGTAGAATTCAAATAGAAAAAGTAGAAAGTTTATTAAATATCTTATTTAAAGATTCTGAAAATATTAATTCAGACCTTATACCGGTTGCGAATGCCGGATTAAAGCTAATTGTCAGTAATAAAGGATCTGAAGTTCGGAAGAATCTTCTTTTAAGCCTTATAAAAGATGATAAATTAGAATTAACTGATGCAAAAAAACTTTTAAGTTTAATTAGAGATACATTTAGTCCTTTGAATATTGCAAAAAGTGCAGTTCAAAATATTATTTCTCCAGCTTAG
- a CDS encoding aminotransferase class I/II-fold pyridoxal phosphate-dependent enzyme yields MSISSFLTKKFLKSLFFPSHNRGAALPKKLVKLLKKQPGYWDLPELPEIGSPLSQSGLIAKTQREFSERFGAKGCFFGVNGASGLIQSAVMAMANPGETILMPRNVHISVIKICAMQNIQPIFFDLDFSSENGHYKPITKNWMKNVFKKINLYEKKIVGVILVSPSYHGYAGDLGPLIDLCHKKNLPVLVDEAHGSYFLFCESPNLPKSALISNADLVVHSLHKSLNGLTQTAALWYKGNLVNEQKLIKSINLLQTTSPSSLLLSSCEESIKDWLNKKSLSKYQKRILEAKSIFKKLIQKNIPLIETQDPLKIVLNTSKVGIDGFTADKFFYKNGLIAELPEMMTLTFCLGFANQKDFLNLFVKLWNKLLLNSKKSDTLKVLQPPFNLVEAPEIEIGVAWRSETLSIPFSQSLNKISGDIICPYPPGIPLVVPGEKIDIHRFNWINNQSLCNKDLLNFNIRVIKT; encoded by the coding sequence ATGAGCATTTCTTCATTTCTAACTAAAAAGTTTTTAAAGTCACTTTTCTTTCCCTCTCATAACAGAGGGGCAGCTTTACCCAAGAAATTAGTGAAATTATTAAAAAAACAACCTGGTTATTGGGACTTACCGGAACTCCCGGAGATAGGCTCACCTTTATCCCAAAGCGGATTAATTGCAAAAACTCAAAGAGAATTTTCCGAGAGATTTGGGGCCAAAGGTTGTTTTTTTGGAGTCAATGGAGCCTCTGGATTAATACAATCAGCTGTAATGGCTATGGCAAATCCAGGAGAAACTATCCTGATGCCTAGAAATGTCCATATAAGTGTTATAAAAATCTGTGCGATGCAGAATATACAACCAATATTCTTTGACCTAGATTTTTCATCAGAAAATGGTCATTACAAACCAATCACAAAAAACTGGATGAAAAATGTTTTTAAAAAAATAAATCTATATGAGAAAAAAATTGTAGGTGTAATTCTTGTAAGTCCCTCTTATCATGGTTACGCGGGAGATTTAGGGCCTTTAATAGATCTTTGTCATAAAAAAAATTTACCTGTTTTGGTTGATGAAGCCCATGGTTCTTATTTCCTTTTTTGTGAAAGCCCTAACCTACCAAAATCCGCTTTAATATCAAATGCTGATTTAGTCGTTCACTCATTACATAAGTCCTTAAATGGTTTGACTCAAACGGCTGCACTCTGGTACAAAGGGAATCTAGTAAATGAGCAAAAATTAATCAAGAGTATCAATTTATTGCAAACTACAAGTCCAAGTTCCTTATTACTTTCTTCTTGTGAAGAATCTATTAAAGACTGGCTTAATAAAAAAAGTTTATCAAAATATCAAAAAAGAATTTTAGAGGCAAAAAGTATCTTCAAAAAATTAATCCAAAAGAATATTCCTCTCATAGAAACTCAAGACCCATTAAAAATAGTATTGAACACCTCTAAGGTTGGAATTGATGGTTTTACTGCTGATAAATTTTTTTATAAAAATGGTCTTATTGCTGAATTGCCAGAAATGATGACTCTAACTTTTTGCTTAGGGTTTGCGAATCAAAAAGATTTTCTTAATTTATTTGTAAAGTTGTGGAATAAATTACTATTAAATTCAAAAAAATCAGACACTCTTAAAGTACTACAACCACCCTTTAATTTAGTTGAAGCACCTGAAATTGAAATTGGCGTTGCTTGGAGAAGTGAGACTCTCAGTATTCCTTTTTCGCAATCATTAAATAAAATATCTGGAGATATTATTTGCCCTTATCCTCCTGGGATACCTCTAGTAGTTCCTGGAGAAAAAATTGATATCCATAGATTTAATTGGATAAATAATCAAAGTTTATGCAACAAAGATCTGTTAAATTTTAATATAAGAGTCATAAAAACATAG
- a CDS encoding phosphatidate cytidylyltransferase produces the protein MRLRSGLLIGIFGLIVVLLGGWFFTLATALLTYLALLEFFRMAEFKGIKPATKTTLFSSFVIIISTYLETIGLIEGEISNSILPICSVGICTWLLLQPKPGTISDIAASIFGLFYLGFLPSYWIKLRGLDSVIINSNQSFISFENLSNTTGMHLTLTSCFLIVASDIGSYFIGKSFGKTSLSPISPSKTIEGLIGGISCSILLAIFFAFLLNWENPLLVGILYGISISLMALVGDLIESMMKRDAKIKDSGTFLPGHGGVLDRIDSYIFTPSVLYYIFIILKYLN, from the coding sequence ATGAGATTGAGAAGCGGGTTACTTATAGGAATATTTGGTTTAATTGTTGTTTTGTTAGGGGGATGGTTTTTTACGTTGGCAACAGCCTTACTTACTTATTTAGCATTATTAGAATTTTTTAGGATGGCTGAATTTAAAGGAATAAAACCAGCTACTAAAACCACATTATTTTCATCTTTCGTTATTATCATTTCTACTTATCTTGAGACTATTGGCTTGATTGAAGGGGAAATTTCAAATTCAATTTTACCTATCTGTTCAGTTGGAATATGCACTTGGTTACTTTTACAACCAAAACCTGGAACAATTTCAGATATTGCTGCCTCTATTTTTGGTTTATTCTATTTAGGTTTTTTGCCTAGTTATTGGATTAAGTTAAGGGGATTAGATTCAGTAATAATAAATTCTAATCAAAGTTTTATTTCGTTTGAAAACTTATCAAATACTACCGGTATGCATTTAACTTTAACTTCTTGTTTTTTAATTGTAGCTAGTGATATTGGTTCTTATTTTATTGGAAAGTCATTTGGCAAAACATCTCTTTCTCCAATATCTCCGAGCAAAACCATAGAAGGTTTAATTGGGGGAATATCCTGTTCAATTTTATTAGCAATATTTTTCGCATTTTTACTTAATTGGGAAAATCCATTATTAGTTGGAATCTTATACGGAATTTCCATTTCTCTTATGGCATTAGTTGGAGATTTAATTGAATCAATGATGAAGAGAGATGCAAAAATAAAAGACTCTGGAACTTTCTTGCCAGGACATGGAGGCGTTCTTGACAGAATTGATAGCTACATTTTTACTCCATCTGTTTTGTATTACATTTTTATAATTCTCAAGTATCTAAATTAA
- a CDS encoding alpha/beta fold hydrolase has protein sequence MTKSHFEQLSDLNVDFFESAKNSLLDPLGLYLANDVQWIKLNENWNSLKFPVVIGGKGQPILLLHGFDSSFLEFRRIYQSLKRNFQVIIPDLLGFGFSPRCATNSYNPNKIISFLIDLIKTLQITKNLKIIGASMGGSTALKLSFEIPDSVDKIVLLSPAGLFGEPKSIPFPFNQIGASFLGLQQVRKSLCRQAFAFPDECVGEMEEQIASIHLGCKGWRNSLASFAKSGGFAGTHKYIQNIPIKAVCGENDRILGKKEIKNIKKIDKLNFIGLQNCGHLPHVDLPLLSSKIIQDYFLE, from the coding sequence TTGACTAAATCCCATTTCGAACAACTTAGTGATTTAAATGTTGATTTTTTTGAGAGTGCCAAAAATTCCCTATTAGACCCTTTAGGCCTCTATTTGGCAAACGATGTGCAATGGATCAAACTCAATGAGAACTGGAACTCTTTGAAATTCCCTGTGGTTATTGGAGGAAAAGGTCAACCTATACTTCTCCTCCATGGCTTTGACAGTAGTTTTTTGGAGTTTAGGAGAATATATCAATCATTAAAAAGAAATTTTCAAGTTATAATTCCTGATTTATTAGGATTTGGTTTTAGCCCTAGGTGTGCAACAAATTCATACAATCCTAATAAGATAATTTCATTTTTAATTGATCTCATTAAGACCTTACAAATAACAAAGAATCTAAAAATTATTGGTGCCTCTATGGGAGGCTCAACAGCTTTAAAACTTTCTTTTGAAATCCCTGATTCTGTTGATAAAATTGTCCTTTTATCTCCCGCAGGATTGTTTGGAGAACCTAAGAGTATACCTTTCCCTTTTAACCAAATAGGGGCCTCATTTTTAGGATTGCAGCAGGTCAGAAAAAGTCTCTGTAGACAAGCATTTGCTTTCCCAGATGAATGTGTTGGTGAAATGGAAGAGCAAATTGCTTCAATTCATTTAGGTTGTAAAGGATGGAGGAATTCACTTGCATCATTTGCAAAAAGTGGAGGGTTCGCTGGAACACACAAATATATTCAAAATATCCCAATCAAAGCAGTATGTGGAGAAAATGATCGCATTCTTGGAAAAAAAGAGATTAAAAATATAAAAAAAATTGATAAATTAAATTTTATAGGGTTGCAAAATTGTGGTCATCTACCTCATGTCGATTTACCATTATTATCTAGTAAAATTATTCAAGATTATTTTTTGGAATAA
- a CDS encoding iron-containing alcohol dehydrogenase: MQLISPETIYRGDSAWEKALPQISKLTKIPLILGRSSHTLKLRNKIIRDLKNKNLNPCSANLYFDCCYEDISRIKNLILNNNHDSVIAAGGGKVLDTGKYIADCLNIPCITVPLSASTCAGWTALSNIYTKNGQFIKDVALSSCPKILVYDHEFIQTAPSRTLASGIADALAKWYESSITSSTIDDGLVQQAIQISRVLRDQLLINGEKAFKGEFVNNPSWRNTVDACGLTAGLVGGIGGEKCRTAAAHAIHNAITQIITPNKFLHGEIVGVGLLLQLRLEEIKNNNKLADQSTKQLLLLMKQLNLPTTIAQLGINVFEDNNLEKIADFTCRDKSEIHFLPFEIHKQDIVEVIANFEQQKIKI, from the coding sequence ATGCAGTTAATCTCTCCAGAAACTATATACAGGGGGGATAGCGCTTGGGAAAAAGCTTTACCTCAAATTTCTAAATTAACTAAAATTCCATTAATTTTAGGTAGAAGCAGTCATACCCTTAAACTGAGAAATAAAATTATTAGAGATCTAAAAAATAAAAACCTCAATCCTTGCTCTGCTAATTTATATTTTGATTGTTGTTATGAAGATATTTCAAGAATTAAGAACTTGATTTTAAACAATAATCATGATTCTGTTATCGCAGCTGGAGGTGGCAAAGTTCTTGATACTGGAAAATATATTGCTGATTGTCTTAATATCCCTTGTATTACAGTTCCTCTTAGTGCCTCTACTTGTGCAGGTTGGACTGCTTTATCTAATATTTATACAAAAAATGGTCAATTCATAAAGGATGTTGCATTGAGTTCTTGTCCAAAAATCTTAGTATATGATCATGAATTTATTCAAACAGCTCCATCAAGAACACTTGCGAGTGGCATAGCAGATGCTTTGGCAAAATGGTATGAATCTTCAATAACAAGTTCGACAATAGATGATGGTCTTGTTCAACAAGCTATTCAAATATCAAGAGTTTTAAGAGATCAACTATTAATTAATGGAGAAAAAGCTTTTAAGGGTGAATTCGTAAACAATCCTTCTTGGCGAAATACTGTAGACGCTTGTGGACTTACGGCAGGATTAGTAGGCGGTATTGGAGGAGAAAAGTGTAGGACTGCTGCTGCACATGCTATTCATAATGCAATTACTCAGATAATTACTCCAAACAAATTCTTACATGGTGAAATTGTTGGGGTTGGCTTACTATTACAATTAAGACTAGAAGAAATTAAAAATAATAATAAATTAGCTGATCAATCAACTAAACAATTGTTGTTACTTATGAAACAATTGAATTTGCCAACTACTATTGCACAACTTGGAATAAATGTTTTTGAAGATAATAATTTAGAGAAAATTGCTGATTTTACTTGTCGAGATAAATCTGAGATACACTTTTTGCCTTTTGAGATTCATAAACAGGACATAGTAGAGGTCATTGCAAATTTTGAACAACAAAAAATTAAAATTTAA
- a CDS encoding ATP-dependent Clp protease ATP-binding subunit, whose protein sequence is MFERFTEKAIKVIMLAQEEARRLGHNFVGTEQILLGLIGEGTGVAAKVLKSLGVNLKDSRIEVEKIIGRGSGFVAVEIPFTPRAKRVLELSLEEARQLGHNYIGTEHLLLGLIREGEGVAARVLENLSIDLTKVRTQVIRMLGETAEVGSGANSSKSNLKTATLDEFGTNLTKLASESKLDPVVGRHSEIDRVVQILGRRTKNNPVLIGEPGVGKTAIAEGLAQRIQLGNIPDILEDKRVLTLDIGLLVAGTKYRGEFEERLKKIMEEIKSAGNVILVIDEVHTLIGAGAAEGAIDAANILKPALARGELQCIGATTLDEYRKHIERDAALERRFQPVMVGEPSIEDTIEILKGLRERYEQHHRLKITDDALEAAAHLGDRYISDRFLPDKAIDLIDEAGSRVRLINSKLPPEAKQIDKELRQIQKQKEESVRDQNFDQAGQLREKEMELSAKIKEVLENKKDSTADDESNIDTNSVKNDSKPIQNPLVSEEDVAHIVASWTGVPVQKLTETESVKLLNMEETLHQRLIGQDEAVKAVSRAIRRARVGLKNPNRPIASFIFSGPTGVGKTELTKSLASYFFGSEEAMIRLDMSEFMERHTVSKLIGSPPGYVGFNEGGQLTEAVRRRPYTVVLFDEVEKAHPDVFNLLLQLLEDGRLTDSKGRTVDFKNTLLIMTSNIGSKVIEKGGGGLGFEFSGDSVEDSQYNRIRSLVNEELKQYFRPEFLNRLDEIIVFRQLTKNEVKEIAEIMLKEVFARLKDKGIKLSVTDAFKERLVEEGYNPSYGARPLRRAVMRLLEDSLAEEVLSGRIKDGDKAIVDIDDNKKVTINITSEESPQELASANF, encoded by the coding sequence ATGTTTGAAAGGTTTACAGAAAAGGCAATAAAAGTCATTATGCTTGCCCAAGAGGAAGCTAGAAGACTTGGTCATAATTTTGTCGGAACAGAGCAAATTTTATTAGGTTTAATTGGTGAAGGAACAGGCGTAGCAGCAAAGGTCCTCAAATCGCTTGGGGTTAATTTAAAAGACTCAAGAATAGAAGTTGAAAAGATAATTGGAAGAGGTTCTGGTTTTGTTGCTGTAGAAATACCTTTTACTCCAAGGGCGAAAAGAGTTCTTGAACTCTCTCTGGAAGAAGCCCGTCAATTAGGACATAATTATATTGGAACAGAACATTTACTTTTAGGTCTAATAAGAGAAGGTGAGGGGGTAGCTGCAAGAGTCCTAGAGAATCTAAGTATTGATCTTACAAAAGTAAGAACTCAAGTTATAAGGATGCTTGGTGAAACTGCTGAAGTAGGTTCAGGAGCTAATTCAAGTAAAAGTAATTTAAAAACAGCTACCCTTGATGAATTTGGAACAAACTTAACAAAACTTGCAAGTGAATCAAAACTTGATCCTGTTGTCGGACGTCATTCAGAAATTGACCGTGTAGTTCAAATATTAGGGAGGAGAACTAAAAATAATCCTGTTCTTATTGGAGAACCTGGTGTAGGTAAAACAGCTATTGCAGAAGGCTTAGCTCAAAGAATACAGTTAGGAAATATACCCGACATACTCGAAGACAAAAGAGTTTTAACCCTTGATATAGGTCTTTTGGTCGCTGGTACAAAATATAGAGGTGAATTTGAGGAAAGATTAAAGAAAATCATGGAAGAAATTAAATCTGCAGGCAACGTAATCCTTGTTATTGACGAAGTCCATACTTTAATTGGCGCTGGCGCTGCTGAGGGGGCTATCGACGCTGCAAATATTTTGAAACCGGCACTAGCAAGAGGAGAACTTCAATGTATCGGTGCAACAACACTCGACGAATATAGAAAACATATTGAAAGAGATGCAGCATTAGAAAGAAGATTCCAACCTGTCATGGTTGGAGAACCATCTATTGAAGATACAATCGAAATCTTAAAAGGTCTTAGAGAGCGTTATGAACAACATCATCGTTTAAAAATTACTGATGATGCTTTAGAAGCCGCAGCACATTTAGGTGATAGATATATATCGGATAGATTTTTACCTGATAAGGCAATTGACCTAATAGATGAGGCTGGAAGTAGGGTTCGTTTAATAAATTCAAAACTCCCACCTGAAGCTAAACAGATTGACAAAGAACTTAGGCAAATTCAAAAACAAAAGGAAGAATCTGTTAGAGATCAAAATTTTGATCAAGCAGGCCAATTAAGAGAAAAAGAAATGGAATTGTCTGCAAAAATTAAGGAGGTACTCGAAAACAAAAAAGACTCCACAGCTGATGACGAATCTAATATTGACACTAACTCAGTTAAAAATGACTCGAAACCAATTCAAAACCCACTTGTTAGCGAAGAGGATGTAGCACATATTGTTGCATCGTGGACCGGTGTTCCAGTTCAAAAATTAACCGAAACGGAATCAGTGAAACTTCTTAATATGGAAGAAACGCTTCACCAAAGGTTGATTGGACAAGATGAAGCTGTTAAGGCTGTTTCTAGAGCTATCAGAAGAGCAAGAGTTGGTCTGAAAAATCCCAATAGGCCAATTGCAAGCTTTATTTTTTCTGGACCTACTGGTGTAGGAAAAACTGAATTAACTAAATCATTAGCTTCATATTTTTTCGGGAGTGAAGAAGCGATGATTAGATTAGATATGTCAGAATTTATGGAAAGACATACAGTCAGTAAACTTATCGGTTCCCCGCCAGGTTATGTTGGTTTTAATGAAGGAGGTCAGCTTACTGAAGCTGTGAGAAGAAGGCCATATACAGTTGTTCTATTTGATGAAGTCGAAAAGGCTCATCCTGATGTTTTTAATTTATTGTTGCAGCTTCTAGAAGATGGTAGATTAACTGATTCCAAAGGCAGGACAGTAGATTTTAAAAATACTCTGCTAATTATGACCTCTAATATTGGTTCTAAAGTTATTGAGAAAGGCGGCGGAGGTTTAGGATTTGAGTTTTCTGGCGACTCTGTTGAAGATAGTCAATACAATAGAATAAGATCTTTAGTTAATGAAGAACTAAAGCAATATTTCAGACCTGAATTCTTAAATAGATTAGATGAAATAATTGTATTCAGGCAACTAACTAAAAACGAAGTTAAAGAAATTGCTGAAATAATGTTGAAAGAAGTTTTTGCTCGATTAAAAGATAAAGGTATCAAATTAAGTGTAACTGATGCTTTTAAAGAAAGACTTGTTGAAGAAGGCTACAATCCTTCTTATGGAGCACGACCCTTGAGAAGAGCAGTTATGAGATTACTAGAGGATAGCTTGGCGGAAGAAGTTCTTTCAGGGAGAATAAAAGATGGAGATAAGGCTATAGTTGATATTGATGATAATAAAAAAGTTACAATTAACATCACTTCTGAAGAATCTCCTCAAGAGTTAGCGAGTGCTAACTTCTAA